The stretch of DNA tggctGCACTCAAACCAGACTGGTTTGGTCGAAAAACCGCACCAACGCATACTGAAAATGGTTCAGATTGGCCAAATCGCACCGCGCACACCCCTACTTGAGGGAGAGAGTTAGAAATCTAGAAATCTCTCATGTAATTGTCTCCTTCCTAGAATATCTCTATTTCCTTATTTCTAGagtttcctttttattaggaTAAATTATGTTTCCTTACTGGtattttttcccttatttttcttccttgatTGAGTTCACTAATCCTTAATTATTTGGGATTGGTTACCTAAAACGGGATCCACACTTGTAATAAATACCTAGTGTACCATTCCACAATACAATATAGAAAAGTATTCTTTCCCACATATAATAATAGCAAATAAATGAAGACGTTTTCTATTTAACAATGATTAATAAAATCAAGGCATCATTGCCCTCCAAATTATAACATCAGGATTTAAATCCATGTTAGGTACACTATGTGCACCTAAAAACATCATTAAGTATAACcaaccaaataaaaaaatcaaacatgaagaAATAAGAACGAGTCTATAGTTTAATACATTGATGGAAATGTTACAACCTCTGTATTACCTGCCCTTGTCAAGAAAATGGAAATACCACCTCTGTCctgttttatttttacaatcggttttattttttattcagcATTTTACTTCCATCTTTTACGCATATATGCTGCATAAACAATATATTCATACAGCATAACAAAATATTCCAACCACCACACAAAATACAACCTCTGCCTATTTTTATGTGTTCTGCATTCATATTGGTATGTTAAAACTTGAATAGTATTGATAATAAACTGTCATGTACTGATCTTAAATTAAAGTAGAGTGccaaaaaagtaaataaataaaattactaaaataggACAACCAGGCATCTTTGAAAGACTATTGTTCAAAGAATTTCTCTTCAATTGTGAGCTTGCCCAAACAAGGGGGTGGTATGGGAGAAGAAAGGTTCAACCAGACCAGGTCTGTGCTTTGGAGGAAATAGTTGAATGATAGAGGAAAGGGCCACAGCTCTTAATATTAGTGTAGATGCCTGTCCATGTAGATATGTTATTTGTACAGGTGAATTTATGCAAGCATAAATCTAAAAAGTGATGACTGCCAAATGGAGATCTATTGATCAAACACTGTTGAAAAGGAAAATTTATGAGTGATTTACATACCACAGGCGATGATATCGTAAAGCGCATGGTTGTTGAATAGTAGTCATAGCTAGGTCCAGATGAGATTTGCGAAACATATTTTGGAAGAGGCAAAAAATGTGGATTCAGCTCTTTCAGATAAACTGCTCCCTGACACCAGAAAATTTAGATGATGAGTATAAGTGCAGCGCATGATCACACTCTAGACAAACCAACAAGTTAACCAATATCCAAACAAGAtgccacccaaaaaaaaaaaagttgattcATCATGAGAAACTTAACTTGGGAAGAAAGATATAAAGTAAAATTGTAAGTCAGACATGACTGTCAAATAATTAGTTTCccctatcaaaaaaataaaataaaaaatgaagtcaAATAATTAGTTTTCTCAAAGACATAAGCTTCTAGGCCAGTGGCTAGGGTACCGACTCTCTTCCGTGAATGAGCAAAAAATGAGGAATAAACTGTTGAGGACCTAAGGTGCAAACTCAAAACTTCTCCACTCCAATACCAAGTTAATATATCAAGCTCATCGAAAACTTTTAAGTTGTAAAAGTAGTTTAATGTATTCTCAAGAAAGTTGAACATGCTCTTTCCTTCATGAGATAGAATACAGGCATGAAGCTCAATTATCATAGTCAAGCAGTAAGATTTGAGCATGGGACTTTCTGATCCATTGCTTTATTGCATTATCAACTAATTGGAGAGTTGCTTAAGCAGTTGGAGACGATAGAACTTGAACATTTTGCATGAGTGATAAACTGATATAAGTTTTATCTTTAAGAAAAGATTCAACTTTTAATCTTAGAAATctacaacataccaagcctttatcgcGTTATGAGGGGTCGGctgcatgaattctagctttacatccatttctatctatggccttagAAATCTTAGAGGAGGAAAAGATTTTTGAACACATCAAttggattttcaatcaaatgacCCCAAGATTTGGACTGACATATCTCACACATACAGATTTTCCAAGGACACGAAATCACATCAAATCAAACCTCTTTTAATCAAGATCTCAAGCTCTCCACCAATTTTAAAAGGATAAATTTGAATTCAAGAATAGGACTTACTTGCCAGTTGCAACTGCCAAAATCTACAACATTGGATCacagttaaaaaatattaaaatttaggatAGAGACATCAATGCAAAAATATAGCCTATGCTTGAAGGATCATAATACTGAATGAATTCAGAAAATTTGCTTCAACTTAGCCACTCCACAAACTCAAGTCATCTCTTATTTTAACTAATCAAATTTCCTAAAATAGAGTCGTGTTTCCATGTTGTACAGGTTGGTTTCCCAATATCAATCATGTGATGAAATACAACCATattaattatcttcattcaccaacATTTcacaaaacattttcatatgaAGATTGTGTTGGAACTTCATCTCATCATTCCTGCACTAGAGGATTGTGTCAAGAAGGGcattcaatataaaattttgccacattgttctttttcATAGATTTTTATTGGCAATGTGActattgacattatgaatgccaTGCCACTAACCCTAACTTGcttaggataaggtgcaattgatgatggtggtggcggtggtgaaatttcataaaagaggCACAAGGGCTTTCCATGGAACATCATTGCATCTGTCTTCCAATATCCTTTatgccaaaaataaaataaatgcagTATAAGCTTCACTGTCCCACTATATCTCAAGTAACACAAACAAGAAACTCCACACATCCAAGCAATCTCATAATATAGAAGTAGATGATGCCATATTTCTAGGAAACACAACAGAACTGGCATATTATATTCCTTCTTAGACTGGAAACCATTTAATGGATGGGATATCTACTTGTGTGCAGTTGATAGCCTGTAGAATCAAAATCACAGTTAACACTGAATAATTCGTACAATGATGCATTTGAATAAAGAAGTTAAAGTTCAGTATGGTCATATAATATTAGCTCTTCATGAGACATAAATGTCTTGCAGTGAAAACCTCTAATATACGTATTATCCGCTGCCAGCAGTTCTAGTAACAAAATTTCCACTTGTCAAATGGAACTATAAGAAATTACACAACTTAAAAGGATGATTAACCTCACCGATGATTAGTtcgaaaccaaaaaaaaaaatcaatattacATTTTGTTACTTCATCCTAAGTGCTAAGtttgaaacaaaatatatcaatacTACATGTTACTTCATCTTAATTGCCAAATTCTCATAGCCAAGAGGCAGTTTAGTCATTAACCTGTGATTTAGCATTCATCTTACATGTTTGAATACAAAAACTTTAAAGGACCATTCCTATTGTCCAGCACTAGCAGCAACTAAATCGATTGGATCATTCCCTAAAATCAATTGGAACCGTGATTCTAAATCTTTACACTTGCAAACAAATAAATGCAAAGAAGACATTCACAAAAAGAACACTAATTAAAAGGGCAATAGCAAAATGTATATTATTCTTAACAAACATAAAATAGTCATGACATGGAGTCATTAGGGCATAGTTGATACCACTACATTAGTTTCAAAAGCCTGTTTTGTGGATCATTTTATTACCTCTTTAGCAGGCAGGGGTAGAGCAAGTGAACATAGTTTGAACTTCCAACCTTCCCTTATGATGACTGCCAAGTGTGTCTCACAGAAATCAACGTCCTCAATGATCAATTCTTGGTCATCAATAAATACACTCTGTAGATGTTGAGAGAAGCTAGATGGTCACTGAAAGTAATAACATTTTAGTGAGAGTAACAGTTTCAGACAGGGCAAGAAAATCCTGCACCTCAAGTATCAACATTAGTAAAAAAGTTAAACATGAACATCTTAAGAGAAGTGTATAGACTACATTTAGGTAtgcaaatttctcaacatgctAATGCACTTGCCTCCCATTTTCTAGGCCCAGAAATATTGACAGGACTATGAAGGAGATAATGGTGATCGACAGGTTGGCCCTCCTTGGCAGCGTCTGTAAAAAGGTAAAGATATCCTTGATGGTGCTCCACAATGCAGTGAGCCAGTCCCGCACACTCCCATACAAGTGTCAGGCCAGACAAAGGATCAGATGCATTTATCAAAAAGACCTATAAAACAACCACAAACATAATTCTTCTACAAATTACAGATAAAGTAGGTTCACAAAAGAATGACTAGGAATTGTTGATACCTTAGAAGACGTAGTAGAGAATGTATTTACAGTCACAAAGCAGAAATCTTTTGTGTGCCTTACATTCACATGAACATTTTCTGTAGGTTCTTCTAAAAGCAATACATCTTCTTCATCTGATCCAAGCATGCTACAATAGATCCTATCAAGAAGAAAATAACATCAGCTCAAACTTATTTGCATCTAGACTAtgtagaatataaaataaatcataaaatctGACAACTACAGACCGGCATGGCCTCTTCTTGTGATTGGTTACAACATAAACCAATGCCCGACCCCCCTTTGCCCAGGCCAAATTGGAAACGCGGTCTGCTTGAGGCTTGCTACATAGAGAACCAAAATTCAAATCTCTTACAGATAGTTTGAAGTAATCGTTGTCCTTGTCATACATGGTGTACGCCAGATAACGGTGATCTGGTGACACTTCCGACAATTCCTCATAAGCATAACCTATAGATAAAAATAGTTatcaaataaaaccaaaaaaataaaaataaaaagaagacaacaaacaaaccaaaaaaaagaaaagaaaacctgAAACCCAATCCAAACAGAAAAAGGCAGTACCTCCGAATCTTTCAGCTTCTTGATTGTAATCAATCAGCTTCTGCTCAATTCTCTTCCCGGAAGTAAAATCAAATCCAGCAGAAGGAGACTTGTTCGATACAAACTCCTCGTGTAAGCTCGCCAATCTACGACACAAGACCGGATACTGCTTCCCCTCCTCCACCCGCCTGTAATACAACCTGCGGCGACCAATACCGCCTCCAAATAGTAAAAATAGATATTCAGATTTTGACCTAAAGTATGTGCAATTCATACTAAGAAAGCACTCAATTTGCTTCCAATGAGcaacaacaaaagcaaaatTGAAATCGGTTATTGCTTTAGAAAGGAAATTATGGCATGAATTGGGTACCAGGGGCCCCAGAGGAGGGGAGGGGTGGAGAGATTAGAGGCCAAGCGGGACCCCATTTCCGATTGGAGTTTGGACTGGAGGCGCTCGGTATCGGACATGACGGCCTCCGTGTACTTCTCTTCTTGCTCCATGTAGAGGTCCATGTGGCGCATCGCGACCTTGTCATTGAGGCTTGACATCCAGCTGTAGGGGTCTTCCCAGGTGGTGTCGTGGAGAGTGAAGGTTTGTGGTTTTTGTGGGGGCTTAGGGGGTTTGGGAGGGGATGGCGGCGGCTGGGGTTTCTGAGGCCGGTATCGGGCGGATTGGAGGAACTGGAGGGCGGTGGAAGGGGGGCAGAGACGCCGGTGGTGGCTGTGGAGAGTGGACAGGAAGTAGCGCATTGGACAGGACACAGAAGCTATGAGGGTTTAGCTACGGTTGCTTTCCGATGACTAGGGTTTAACCGTTAAACTGGTCGGGACACACGTTCCTTGACAATGATTCCGGAGAAAAATGCAAATATTGTACTGAGGTTTCACGgctaagaatttttttaatatttaaaataataataataataaatatttgtattattaaaatataaaataattcatttatcttttattattttttctctttcctagtattaaaaataaaaaaatataaaataagttatattataACTCATTTTTGTGATTTAGTCTcgtcaaaacatttttttttttaaattaaatttaagtttgaagaatagaaaaaaaataattaaaaaaataaaagaaagtgaAAGAAAGTTAATGAAAAACTTCATTTAGAAATCTATATCTATGTTTGGGTTTGAGATggagaaataaaagaatataaaaaaaaataagagaaaatctaagagatgataaaatattttattttaaatttaaatttgagttcAAAGAGAGTgagtaagaaataaaaaaaataaaaataaatagagataGAGTAAAATTATTCATCTCAAACTCATATCTAGGTTTGACATAAataacaaacataaatttaaattcaaaagaaaaaagaaacaaaattatagAAAAGAGAATATATGCCTACCATTATCATCGATGCAATAAATAGTGTCTATCATTGCTGCCTTGACTATATGCCCTGTTGTTGTTGTCACTATAATCAACTTCCACTATTATAGATTTAGagtgaaagataaaataaaaaagataaaaaaaaatagagaagatggataaaataaataaagaaatagaatagagatttgagaaaagaaacaaagaataatgagaaaataggagaatgatcttaaatataaaaatattttagttattctgtaaaatttttaattaaattatttcataaaatttaacgtgattaattaacattttagagaaaagaatataatatataatatatattatataattattatatcaagatttttgtatgtttatgatatattttttgtattatatattatatttttatattatctaTTTATACTATTATATTAGCATAGAGGTCATGTCATTAAggtcaatttttaaaatatcttttatatttttatttaaaaaataaaaaataatttcaattacCAAACTCTGATCTCACAACTTTAAGAGTATaaagtatttaattttatcattttacaaattttaacctttgtttaaattttttcttaaaaaaatataaaaataaaaccacaaCTACCAATCGTTGTctaaaaaatgattaattaaaatattttttatttataccacacttttattttaaaatattaaatacatttaattattataaaacttttataaaaatataatatttaagaatatgtGGTCAACATTCCTTTTAATAAAACATCgtaatttcttactttttcatttttttctcaaaaatcaaaagcatCATAGTAAGTCACAACATATTAGTTTTGCTTTATTGATTTCGTTCTTATTTTGGaagtattattattttcattagttaaattattaacaattttaatttgttctgtgtattaattatataataatttttaatttttattaaatacataCTTAAACTTTTATGACTATAACAATTACATAacactataaattttaaatttacagaccaacttttcattcaaaaattataaattaattttttttacaaaaaaaatccatcagaaaataaaaaaaaaaagctttaaattttttattttttcaaataaaatagtgaatcttttgcttttttactttttctcatttcttttgatttataataaatttgtctacaacatatttaaaaaataatatataaaagaaatatcaacttaaaattcaaactcgaataataaaaatactttattttaaataatatgtcattatagagttaaaaaatatatatatatagacctGTTTTGAGAGTTTCCTAATAGCAACACATATCATAGTTGATCAAAGAtagagattttaaatttaaatattatcaagtattaagtataaattaaatataataattaatacaaaaacaaattaatcTAATAATAAGTTCAAACAAATCCTACACTTTAGAATAATCAAATCCAGGACTTGAAAATTTCAAAGACCTATTTACCCTCACACTAAACCAAAAATTCTAAGCTCTCGAACTTATTGACATTGAGTTAATAGGCCCATaatttatgtagaaaaaaaaaaaaggaactatTTTTCCGTTTTAAATTTGGAAGCAAATATTTCCGCGATCGCCCTCCTTTGGTAGAAGACGTCCGTCTGGTTACCATTACAAGGTTCAGACTTTGGAGGCAGAATCCGTACGGCTTGGCTGGTTCCCAATCCTCCATGCAAATCCGAGACAGCCGTTTTCTTGATTGAAAAGTGAAGACGAATCGTACCAGgattaaatcaaatattctgtcagccacctctctctctctctctccaccaaACCCTGATTTCAACCTCTTCCACACCAAAGTCTCCAATGAGGGGGGGAATGGCGGAACATGACGGGAAAGAGTTCTTTAAAGTGTATCTTCCTTTCCAAAGCTCTCGAATGTTGGTAATATTCTTCGTCGATCATGCTTTGTCATTTATGTTGTTTATGCATTGTTTTAGTTTTAAGCCGGTTTCGGGAAAACCAGCGATTGCTGTAGCTGGTGTTCTCTGTTTGGTTGCCAGGAAACGGGAGGAAAATCCCGAAAGAAGAGTAGGAAATAAACACGATAGATACAATTAAAAGTTCTTGTTTTCCCAAAGCGAGGAAGACTGTTGTTTCCTTATTCCTTGAACCTGTGTTATTGACTTCGAGGATAATAGGGAAATAAACACTCTTTAATCCAGGGTTTAATTAACCGAAGGCATCtggttttaataatttttacactCGGATGCTAATTCCTGTTCGAGGGCACCAAGAGTGCAAGTTGCGTATTCATCAGTTGTTCTTTATGAATTGCATCCGTCCAATTTCACTATCCTGTTGTTAGTTATCGggaaaaaaacaataataataactatCCTCTTAGGCCCCTGAATTCACAATTATCCTTTTGATCGTAGAATGAACAAatatttactcaattaattatTCCAAATCCTCAATATCCTAATTCATTAGGAATCCAGTCAATTCGGTTGTTTGACTATGAGAAAAACAAACCTATTCGACAATTTTTTGCATTAGTCCCAAAATCTTAACAAGTAAGACCtgtgtttttcttgtttcttcaaTTATTCTTTCACACATTTCCTCATTAACTAATTCGGGCACTATTTGGTTCAAAGAGAAAAGGGTCCTAGATTTTTGCTAATCCTTTGCTTCTGAGTTTCTTTTTGGGGGGTCTCATTACTCAAGTATGCATTGAATCTGCAGCGTGTGCCACCAGCTTTTGTCAAGCACTTTAATGGATCCATACCAAATAATGCCATACTTAAAGATCTCAGTGGAAGACTTTGGCACGTGGAGGTCGAAGAAGCAGAAAATGGGGTGTTTCTTAAAAATGGATGGCAAAGATTTGCTAGTGATCATTTTCTAGAGCATGGGAACTTCTTAGTATTTAGATACGATGGAAATTCCTTATTTGATGTCAAAATATATGGGAATAACGGATGCATGAAAGAAGAAACTTTAGTAAATGAAGACGTGAAACCAGAGATCAACACTGAAGAACAGTCGGAAGAAGAGCACATTTGTCCCAAGCCCACTGGTAGGTGCAAGCATATGTGTCCAGGAGTTGGCATGGGAGGATCTAAACAATGTAAAAGATTTAGATGTGAGTTGTTTTATTTAGGtaaatttatccatttttgtttttcttgtcaATTCTTTTAAGTCTTTACATACCAAATTTACAGATGCAGGCCTGAGAGGTCGATGTGAGTCAAGGACAATTGCTTCTTCAAGGACTAGCGATGGAAGCCGGGCATCTGATGCATTGCAGTTTGCCGTGCCCGAAAATCCTCATTTTATTGCCTCTGTCCATCCTAAAACACCTAATCTTCTAGTGAGCCATtgatctttttattataaaatatttactatTTAGTGCATCTCGACAACTAATCTTGGTTGGAAGCTGAAAATTCTGAAGTTAAATGTTAAATGTTGAAGGTTATGCCAATTCCCTCCTTGTGGGAGAGCCTTTTAGTCCCTCCCAAGTAATTGCTTTTCACAATTTGATGTATTTTGGTGGATTGTCTAGTTACAACGGTCATGTGCCAACACATTCACATTCCAAAGTAGCACAAGTTGAAACTGCATGCTCCAGGTGCTGCTGTCTATAGAGTGTCTAGTTAGAACATTGAGTTTCTGTTCAAActtctaaaatttaatatttattgcacCGACACGGGAAGGAAAAAAACATTTGATGTAGACCATAGCTTGATACTCAATTCATCTATAAACATAACGAAGGAAAAACTGAATATAAAGTTTGTGCCAAGTAAATGCTAATTAGTTTCCCTTGGTAATGCCCTAAGATGTTCCTACCCTTCTCCTGCTCTGATCTCCAGATGTTTAAATGTTTAAGCAAAGGGCAGCATTTGCATTTTGACCTGCTTCAGAGTGCATATTCATCtcctttaaaatattatttttcttgaagAACAAAAGTTATTGCATGGAGCTATATCTATTGAAGTTGAAGAAAGAGTTAATCTTGGAGTTTGTTTATGCCTTGCACCTGCAGTCTGATATTTGCTTCTCTCTTGCACCTGCAATCTGATTGTTGTACTAGAACTTTTCCTTTGTAATGATCTCAGTGATATGATTTAAAATTGCGGAAGCTACCTTTTTCTAGACATAAGTACTTGTTCGAACTCGATTGTGAGTAATATTTGCTTTCCGCAAATCTAACTGTAACCCGTACAGACTTAAGATAACCATTgccattttgatttttgttcatTTCTGCGTATCCATAATGTGAATTAGGTTCACACCTGTTCCTTGTTTTGTGCTTACTGATGATTATTTGCATTGACGTTGATGACAGATCATCCCCAGACAATTGATAATTGAACATAGCATCAGAATAAAGCCAGATATGATCCTTCGCAATCAGAATGGGAAGTTGTGGCCTGTGAAAGTTGATTTTCGCAAGGATGGCCGAATGTCTTTTGTGAAGGGTTGGAGGAGCTTTTGGGAGGAGAACGGTATAGGATACGATGACAAGTGCATATTTGAGTTCCTGTTTAACGGGCGAAGATGCCTTCGCAGAGAAATACAGGTGCTAATTGTCCGGTCTAAAGGGAAGGCGAAGGTGAGTTCGAGGCAAGGGAAGCAGAAGCTGCTTTGCTCCGACACCAAGCCCTTTGGCCTGATATCTTGAATTGTTCTAACTTCTGGTGTAGATTACAATTTTCAAGCAACTATTATCTGGATTAGCTGTTGAATTAAACTCACTTTGCATGGACTTAATTTGTTTTGCTATGGAAGAACTGCAATCGTTAGTTCGTTGGCAAATGGAAATATACTCTGCTTATGGATTGATACAAATACAAAATGCGCGCGCAGTGTTTCATCCCTCCATTCTGATGCGCGGCCATGTTGGTTTGTTTCATATTCTTGGTTTGTTTGTGATGATCACCAATCGCTTCTATTCCCAGTTTCCACCATGTTTGGTTGGAATCCAACAGAAATTCATTATGTTGGTTCTGCATTCTGTGTTGTTggaaaatgtaaaaaattattttattatttaagcaAACACCATATTTAGAGTTtggagttttttttatttttattttctaaaatctctctatatgttttgtgtaaaaaataatctaaatcttatttcttcaCTTAAATTTATGACTTTGAAGTCACTAATAGAAGCAATTCTTTTCACCCAAATCCCAACACTACCCTTTAAAGattaatctttatttaaaattatgtatatatacatgtatttaCTTTTTAGACCCCTCTAATTTCAAATTAAGAGTTATAATCAAAAGCAAATAGtcttttttgtgcagcaaattTCGAACAatttggttttcaatttttggataaatttgtttgggttaaaaattaaaagctcAACGTGATGTTTAATAATTCTactaagtttttaaatttttatttattctattcGTA from Diospyros lotus cultivar Yz01 chromosome 6, ASM1463336v1, whole genome shotgun sequence encodes:
- the LOC127804246 gene encoding uncharacterized protein LOC127804246 isoform X3, encoding MRYFLSTLHSHHRRLCPPSTALQFLQSARYRPQKPQPPPSPPKPPKPPQKPQTFTLHDTTWEDPYSWMSSLNDKVAMRHMDLYMEQEEKYTEAVMSDTERLQSKLQSEMGSRLASNLSTPPLLWGPWLYYRRVEEGKQYPVLCRRLASLHEEFVSNKSPSAGFDFTSGKRIEQKLIDYNQEAERFGGYAYEELSEVSPDHRYLAYTMYDKDNDYFKLSVRDLNFGSLCSKPQADRVSNLAWAKGGRALVYVVTNHKKRPCRIYCSMLGSDEEDVLLLEEPTENVHVNVFLINASDPLSGLTLVWECAGLAHCIVEHHQGYLYLFTDAAKEGQPVDHHYLLHSPVNISGPRKWESVFIDDQELIIEDVDFCETHLAVIIREGWKFKLCSLALPLPAKEGAVYLKELNPHFLPLPKYVSQISSGPSYDYYSTTMRFTISSPVMPDAIVDYDLSNGKWKIIQQQNLLHDRTRILYGRSSSASSAEISPMSQSPGSTNEVSFEDDHLWNDLSEFYACEHYNVSSYDGATVPLTIVYSRTRKKVAQNPGLLHGHGAYGELLDKRWRSELKSLLDCGWVIAYADVRGGGGGGRKWHHDGRRTMKHNSVRDYISCAKFLVEKEIVQENKLAGWGYSAGGLLVASAINLYPNLFRAAILKVPFLDPSNTLLNPILPVTPADYEEFGYPGDVEDFWAIQNYSPYDNIKKDVLYPAVMVCSSFNTRFGVWEAAKWVARVRERSIYDPKRPILLNLTVDIVEENRYLQCKESALEAAFLIKVMDF
- the LOC127804246 gene encoding uncharacterized protein LOC127804246 isoform X4, which translates into the protein MRYFLSTLHSHHRRLCPPSTALQFLQSARYRPQKPQPPPSPPKPPKPPQKPQTFTLHDTTWEDPYSWMSSLNDKVAMRHMDLYMEQEEKYTEAVMSDTERLQSKLQSEMGSRLASNLSTPPLLWGPWLYYRRVEEGKQYPVLCRRLASLHEEFVSNKSPSAGFDFTSGKRIEQKLIDYNQEAERFGGYAYEELSEVSPDHRYLAYTMYDKDNDYFKLSVRDLNFGSLCSKPQADRVSNLAWAKGGRALVYVVTNHKKRPCRIYCSMLGSDEEDVLLLEEPTENVHVNVRHTKDFCFVTVNTFSTTSSKVFLINASDPLSGLTLVWECAGLAHCIVEHHQGYLYLFTDAAKEGQPVDHHYLLHSPVNISGPRKWESVFIDDQELIIEDVDFCETHLAVIIREGWKFKLCSLALPLPAKEGAVYLKELNPHFLPLPKYVSQISSGPSYDYYSTTMRFTISSPVMPDAIVDYDLSNGKWKIIQQQNLLHDRTRILYGRSSSASSAEISPMSQSPGSTNEVSFEDDHLWNDLSEFYACEHYNVSSYDGATVPLTIVYSRTRKKVAQNPGLLHGHGAYGELLDKRWRSELKSLLDCGWVIAYADVRGGGGGGRKWHHDGRRTMKHNSVRDYISCAKFLVEKEIVQENKLAGWGYSAGGLLVASAINLYPNLFRAAILKLHLLTMKNLDTLEMLKIFGLYKIIHLMIILRRMFSIQLSWFVHRLIHGLEFGKRQNGSREYVSVLFMIPNALYYLI
- the LOC127804246 gene encoding uncharacterized protein LOC127804246 isoform X1, encoding MRYFLSTLHSHHRRLCPPSTALQFLQSARYRPQKPQPPPSPPKPPKPPQKPQTFTLHDTTWEDPYSWMSSLNDKVAMRHMDLYMEQEEKYTEAVMSDTERLQSKLQSEMGSRLASNLSTPPLLWGPWLYYRRVEEGKQYPVLCRRLASLHEEFVSNKSPSAGFDFTSGKRIEQKLIDYNQEAERFGGYAYEELSEVSPDHRYLAYTMYDKDNDYFKLSVRDLNFGSLCSKPQADRVSNLAWAKGGRALVYVVTNHKKRPCRIYCSMLGSDEEDVLLLEEPTENVHVNVRHTKDFCFVTVNTFSTTSSKVFLINASDPLSGLTLVWECAGLAHCIVEHHQGYLYLFTDAAKEGQPVDHHYLLHSPVNISGPRKWESVFIDDQELIIEDVDFCETHLAVIIREGWKFKLCSLALPLPAKEGAVYLKELNPHFLPLPKYVSQISSGPSYDYYSTTMRFTISSPVMPDAIVDYDLSNGKWKIIQQQNLLHDRTRILYGRSSSASSAEISPMSQSPGSTNEVSFEDDHLWNDLSEFYACEHYNVSSYDGATVPLTIVYSRTRKKVAQNPGLLHGHGAYGELLDKRWRSELKSLLDCGWVIAYADVRGGGGGGRKWHHDGRRTMKHNSVRDYISCAKFLVEKEIVQENKLAGWGYSAGGLLVASAINLYPNLFRAAILKVPFLDPSNTLLNPILPVTPADYEEFGYPGDVEDFWAIQNYSPYDNIKKDVLYPAVMVCSSFNTRFGVWEAAKWVARVRERSIYDPKRPILLNLTVDIVEENRYLQCKESALEAAFLIKVMDF
- the LOC127804246 gene encoding uncharacterized protein LOC127804246 isoform X2, with translation MRYFLSTLHSHHRRLCPPSTALQFLQSARYRPQKPQPPPSPPKPPKPPQKPQTFTLHDTTWEDPYSWMSSLNDKVAMRHMDLYMEQEEKYTEAVMSDTERLQSKLQSEMGSRLASNLSTPPLLWGPWLYYRRVEEGKQYPVLCRRLASLHEEFVSNKSPSAGFDFTSGKRIEQKLIDYNQEAERFGGYAYEELSEVSPDHRYLAYTMYDKDNDYFKLSVRDLNFGSLCSKPQADRVSNLAWAKGGRALVYVVTNHKKRPCRIYCSMLGSDEEDVLLLEEPTENVHVNVRHTKDFCFVTVNTFSTTSSKCAGLAHCIVEHHQGYLYLFTDAAKEGQPVDHHYLLHSPVNISGPRKWESVFIDDQELIIEDVDFCETHLAVIIREGWKFKLCSLALPLPAKEGAVYLKELNPHFLPLPKYVSQISSGPSYDYYSTTMRFTISSPVMPDAIVDYDLSNGKWKIIQQQNLLHDRTRILYGRSSSASSAEISPMSQSPGSTNEVSFEDDHLWNDLSEFYACEHYNVSSYDGATVPLTIVYSRTRKKVAQNPGLLHGHGAYGELLDKRWRSELKSLLDCGWVIAYADVRGGGGGGRKWHHDGRRTMKHNSVRDYISCAKFLVEKEIVQENKLAGWGYSAGGLLVASAINLYPNLFRAAILKVPFLDPSNTLLNPILPVTPADYEEFGYPGDVEDFWAIQNYSPYDNIKKDVLYPAVMVCSSFNTRFGVWEAAKWVARVRERSIYDPKRPILLNLTVDIVEENRYLQCKESALEAAFLIKVMDF